The following proteins are co-located in the Lagenorhynchus albirostris chromosome 2, mLagAlb1.1, whole genome shotgun sequence genome:
- the AIM2 gene encoding LOW QUALITY PROTEIN: interferon-inducible protein AIM2 (The sequence of the model RefSeq protein was modified relative to this genomic sequence to represent the inferred CDS: inserted 3 bases in 2 codons; substituted 2 bases at 2 genomic stop codons), giving the protein MNIQDSIGWRNVDILCPNGVNRRTSFTPLPCKQCLRDLMGSSHTVEKQGCSSGSLPPKLREWKKTVAQQESIRQEYCRKACXTVMVLKEMKPFEFETQEGKQXMFHTAVAMESALFYVKVFNKXLKDKFTPKXIMISKYYWHSCFLEANSASIVCDVESDQQISVPQHIIRKPGETPKDRKLQTQPHKTIVNRLFVVQKDITLVKNEQVDAPPELVLYRSNAQAEAFQSRWQCSHSLQVYLMM; this is encoded by the exons ATGAATATTCAGGACAGTATTGGGTGGAGGAATGTGGACATCTTGTGTCCTAATGGAGTCAATAGAAGGACCAGCTTCACCCCTTTGCCTTGTAAGCAATGTCTCAGAGATCTGATGGGCTCTTCACATACAGTAGAAAAGCAAGGATGCAGTTCAGGGAGTCTGCCTCCAAAGCTG CGTGAGTGGAAAAAGACAGTGGCCCAGCAGGAATCCATCAGGCAAGAGTATTGCAGAAAAGCCTG GACAGTCATGGTGCTGAAAGAAATGAAGCCATTTGAATTTGAGACCCAAGAAGGAAAACAATAGATGTTTCACACTGCAGTGGCTATGGAGAGTGCGCTCTTTTATGTAAAAGTTTTCAATAAATAGCTGAAGGATAAATTCACTCCAA AAATTATGATATCAAAATATTATTGGCATAGTTGTTTCCTGGAAGCAAATAGTGCCTCCATTGTGTGTGATGTTGAATCTGACCAACAGATCAGTGTCCCACAGCACATTATCAGAAAACCTGGTGAAACCCCCAAAGATCGTAAGCTTCAAACTCAGCCGCATAAAACAATTGTGAATAGGCTGTTTGTAGTCCAGAag GATATAACTCTGGTCAAGAATGAACAGGTTGATGCTCCACCAGAATTGGTGCTTTATAGGTCTAACGCCCAAGCTGAGGCCTTCCAAAGCAGATGGCAGTGCTCGCACTCACTGCAAGTTTATCTCATGATGTAA